The Saprospiraceae bacterium genome includes a window with the following:
- a CDS encoding carbonic anhydrase (macrophage inducible 5; Mig-5): MKAHNKETQATVNPAKALQFLKEGNQRFVNNLKINRNLLEQVNDTTEGQWPFAVILSCIDSRTSAELIFDQGLGDIFSVRIAGNILNEDILGSMEFACKVAGSKIIMVLGHSSCGAVKGAVKGVEMGNLTTLLDKIKPAVKKVNSEFGDVNDDNFTEMVEKVSHESVKITLDQIISRSPILAEMYEKGEIGMVSAYYSVETGEVEFIEERIPETVMAHA; encoded by the coding sequence ATGAAAGCACATAATAAAGAAACGCAGGCAACAGTGAATCCCGCAAAAGCATTACAGTTTTTAAAGGAGGGAAATCAACGTTTTGTAAATAATCTGAAAATAAACAGAAATCTGCTGGAGCAGGTAAATGATACTACAGAAGGTCAATGGCCATTTGCAGTAATCCTGAGTTGTATTGACAGCAGAACGTCAGCGGAATTGATCTTTGATCAGGGATTAGGAGATATTTTCAGTGTAAGAATCGCAGGAAATATTCTGAATGAAGATATTTTGGGCAGCATGGAATTTGCATGTAAAGTGGCTGGTTCAAAAATTATTATGGTGCTGGGACACTCCAGTTGCGGAGCGGTAAAAGGAGCCGTAAAAGGGGTGGAAATGGGTAACCTGACAACACTTTTAGACAAAATTAAACCGGCGGTGAAGAAAGTAAATTCAGAATTCGGTGATGTAAATGATGATAATTTTACAGAAATGGTCGAAAAAGTATCTCACGAGAGTGTCAAAATCACCTTAGACCAGATAATAAGTCGTAGTCCGATTCTTGCTGAAATGTATGAAAAAGGTGAAATCGGGATGGTTTCTGCCTATTACAGTGTGGAGACGGGAGAGGTTGAGTTTATTGAAGAAAGAATACCAGAAACAGTTATGGCACATGCATAA
- a CDS encoding SulP family inorganic anion transporter, which translates to MSDLKNSYFKHIKADFSAGLVVFLVALPLCLGIALASGAPPLSGIIAGVVGGVVVGFLSNSHVSVSGPAAGLTAIVLTAIMTLGSFPLFLTAVVIAGLLQLILGFLKAGSISNYFPNNVIEGMLAGIGVIIFLKQIPHAFGYDRDPEGDMSFSDGRGHNTFTDLMETFDYIQPGAIVITIVALLILIFWDKIPIVKDIKLVPAALVAVTAGVVLNEIFIRTGSSFAVDSKHLVDLPVTSSMADFKALITLPDFNGFVNPDVWVVAITIAIVASIETLLCIEAGDRMDVYKRYSSTNIELKAQGVGNLLSGFLGGLPMTSVVVRTTANIKSGARTKMSAVIHGVLLLISVLSIPFILNKIPLATLAAILLLIGYKLASPAKLKHFWDQGKYQFIPFIATLGAVVFTDLLKGVAIGMVISVIFVLRGNLKRAYYFRKESYQDGDIIHINLAEEVSFLNKAAIKLTIGHIPADSTVIIDASNSVYIAHDVLELIKEFKEIGGPERNIKVTLIGFKDVYNLENSEKKNGNVWVEDNISEGGHKQLIEELTTDNN; encoded by the coding sequence ATGAGTGATCTTAAAAATTCTTACTTTAAACATATAAAAGCTGACTTTTCAGCGGGACTGGTAGTGTTTCTAGTAGCACTTCCGCTTTGTCTTGGTATTGCCTTAGCATCAGGTGCGCCTCCATTATCGGGTATAATAGCAGGTGTCGTAGGTGGGGTTGTAGTGGGTTTTTTGAGTAATTCACATGTAAGCGTATCAGGCCCTGCAGCCGGATTAACGGCAATCGTACTAACGGCAATTATGACTTTAGGTTCTTTTCCACTCTTTCTGACGGCAGTAGTAATAGCAGGTCTTCTGCAGTTAATTCTTGGCTTTTTGAAAGCTGGCAGTATTTCCAATTATTTTCCAAATAATGTCATAGAGGGAATGTTAGCTGGTATAGGTGTCATTATCTTTTTGAAACAAATACCTCATGCCTTTGGGTATGACAGAGATCCGGAAGGAGACATGAGTTTTTCAGACGGAAGAGGTCATAATACATTTACCGATTTGATGGAGACCTTTGATTATATTCAACCCGGAGCAATTGTTATTACTATTGTAGCATTGCTGATTCTCATTTTTTGGGACAAGATTCCAATTGTAAAAGACATAAAACTTGTACCTGCAGCTTTGGTCGCAGTGACAGCCGGCGTTGTACTAAATGAAATTTTTATCAGAACCGGTTCATCTTTTGCCGTTGATTCAAAACATTTGGTGGACTTGCCTGTGACTTCTTCAATGGCAGATTTTAAAGCACTTATAACACTTCCTGATTTTAATGGTTTTGTCAATCCTGACGTATGGGTAGTTGCCATTACAATTGCCATTGTTGCATCTATTGAAACTTTGCTTTGTATAGAAGCAGGAGATAGAATGGACGTTTATAAAAGGTACAGCAGCACAAATATTGAGTTAAAAGCACAAGGAGTTGGCAACTTGTTAAGTGGATTTTTGGGCGGATTGCCAATGACTTCAGTTGTGGTGAGAACGACTGCCAATATCAAATCCGGTGCTCGTACTAAAATGTCTGCTGTCATACACGGCGTTTTATTATTGATAAGCGTATTGTCAATTCCTTTTATTTTGAATAAAATTCCTTTGGCTACACTTGCAGCGATTCTGCTGTTGATAGGATATAAGCTCGCAAGCCCTGCCAAATTAAAACACTTTTGGGACCAAGGAAAATATCAGTTTATACCATTTATTGCCACATTGGGTGCAGTGGTTTTCACAGACCTGCTTAAAGGAGTTGCGATCGGTATGGTGATAAGTGTGATATTTGTTTTAAGGGGAAATCTGAAGAGGGCATATTATTTCAGAAAAGAATCTTATCAGGATGGCGACATCATACACATCAATCTGGCAGAGGAAGTTTCGTTTCTTAACAAGGCAGCCATTAAACTTACAATAGGACATATTCCTGCTGACAGTACAGTCATTATCGATGCTTCCAATAGTGTGTATATTGCTCATGATGTATTGGAGTTGATAAAAGAATTCAAAGAAATTGGCGGGCCTGAAAGGAATATTAAAGTTACTTTAATTGGTTTTAAAGATGTTTATAATCTTGAAAACTCTGAAAAAAAGAATGGAAATGTTTGGGTGGAAGATAATATTTCAGAAGGCGGACACAAACAACTTATTGAAGAATTGACAACGGATAATAATTAA